The following are encoded together in the Myotis daubentonii chromosome Y, mMyoDau2.1, whole genome shotgun sequence genome:
- the LOC132225629 gene encoding claudin-34-like — translation MAMTSLVNSANCQVAGFAVTTVGWIFSMTCMGLAEWRVWYVDNSSGPSPGLACIGMWKVCTYQLTSLHSRPISCHRYTYSDTYLPLDIRISQNLLLAASLLGLLGKVLTVMGLWRVYIGKRQDDNTCNLLFACRVLSITAGTFIFIVVIWNYHSVMNEEGIPFPPSFHIPFKPDRQEVGSTVPVAVLAALLMLLSGLLTISFQWPRNSQVYPEVSEV, via the coding sequence ATGGCCATGACCTCGCTGGTCAACAGTGCCAACTGCCAAGTAGCGGGTTTCGCTGTCACTACCGTAGGATGGATCTTCTCCATGACTTGCATGGGCCTGGCCGAGTGGCGGGTGTGGTACGTGGACAACAGCTCCGGCCCCTCCCCGGGGCTGGCCTGCATAGGGATGTGGAAGGTCTGTACTTACCAGCTCACCAGCCTCCACAGCAGACCAATCTCATGTCACCGCTACACCTACAGTGACACCTACCTGCCTCTGGATATCCGCATCTCTCAGAACCTTCTGCTGGCCGCCAGCCTGCTCGGGCTCCTGGGGAAAGTGCTCACGGTCATGGGCCTGTGGAGAGTGTACATAGGAAAGCGTCAGGATGACAACACCTGCAATCTGTTATTTGCTTGCCGTGTCCTGAGCATCACAGCGGGTacatttatcttcattgttgtaATCTGGAACTACCACTCCGTGATGAATGAAGAGGGCATAcccttccctccatccttccacATCCCCTTCAAGCCAGACCGGCAGGAGGTCGGCAGCACCGTGCCAGTGGCTGTTCTGGCTGCCCTCCTCATGCTGTTGAGTGGGCTGCTTACCATCTCTTTCCAGTGGCCCCGCAACAGCCAAGTGTACCCCGAGGTCTCAGAAGTGTAA